AAACGGATGCGGTGCAATCTACCTCGAAAACGTGATACAGGGAGAAAAAACACAACTGGATGGGGACCTTTTGTCATTGTTACGCTTCTGTTTATGCTCGCTGCGTTGGCATCTGGAGACGATATAGCGGACTACCCTAAAGAATTCCAGAAGCAGTTGAAAGATGCCCAACATGCATTTCAAGCGGAGGACTGGCACGAGGCACTCCGTTTATATCAGGCACTCGCCAAAAAGGCACCAGATTTTCCGATTGTCTATATCGGCGCGGGAGATGCTGCCGCAAAACTGCCGGATTATCCCTCCGCTATCACTGCTTTCCAACATGCCTTGCGACTCCTTTCAACACACCCCCAAGGTGATATTACAATATCCCGCCTACAACTTACAGTGCAAGGCAAACTCGCTGCTGCATATCATCGCAATAAACAACTCGATGAAGCCGACACATGGTTCCAAAAAGCCGTTAAAAGTGCAGGCGAAGATGCCCCCGTGGCATGGTATCTTGCCTTAGGACAGATTGAAACTGAGCGTGGAAACTTAGAGCAAGCACGCAGATACTATATCGTTGCTGTGCAGCTACATCCAGAAACGACCGCTGCCTACAATAACCTTGGGCACATTCTTCTCAAACTCAACCGTATCGACGAAGCCGATGCCGTATTTCGGGAAGCACTCACGCAAGACGAGACACTTGCAAGTGCCGCCTTCGGGCGCGGTGAAATTGGTGCCAGACGCGGACACTACGCCGTCGCCCAACGTTTCTATGAACGTGCCATCCGATATACCCCAGATGAACCTATCTTTTACAAATCGCTCGCAGATGTTCTCCGTAATATGGGGAACAATGGAGACGCTGAAGTTGCCGAAGCACGTTATCGCCGCACGCTGGCGGAACGCTACCGTCGCCAAGCACACTGGTTCCTTGAAAAAGGACAACCACAGAATGCTTTAACACCCTTACAAAAGGCATTTGAAACGGATGAAACCTTTAGTCCCGCTTTGAAAGATTACGCCTACGTCCAGATGCAACTCGGCAAGTTCGCAGATGCAAAGCAAATGTACCAACGTGTCCTCACGATAGAGCCTGCTTCACGTCAGGCACTTCTGCACCTCGGCATGATAGAAGATAGACTCGGAAACCAAGCCGCAGCGGTTTCACACTATCTCTCGCTTATCCGACACGAACCGGATTTTATGGACACCTACGTTCAACTCGCAAACTTGCACGAGAGGTCGGAGGACTTACAAGCTTCCGTAAACGCGCTCACGATGGGGATACAACACGAACCGACATGGGCACCCGGATACTTGTGGCGTGGAAAGATTTACCAAAAACAGAATGAATCCAGCATAGCAGAAACCGATTTCCGTCGCGCCATTCAACTCGCGCCAGATGTCCCGTTTCCGAAAGCGGCATTAGCGTCGCTACTTGCAACGGAAAATAGGGAACTTGACGAGGCACTCACCCTTGCCGAAATCGCCGTTAAAAGCGAAGACCAACCGACACATCGCGCCACACTTGCTTTCGTCTATTATCGTCTCAACCGAATTTCTGATGCGCGTCGTGAAATTGAAACTGCTTTCGCACAAGCTCCGAAAAACCCCTATATTTTGAGAATTCGGTCAGAAATCCTAAAAGCCGATCCATAGAATCAACTTCCAAATAATGACTCCTGCGTTTTTTTCTTGAAAATTAAAGCAGAAAATAGTATAATTCATCAAGATTGTATGGTACATGAACTTGGAGAGTCATATTCTAACCTGAACAGGCTTTATTGTCTCGAAGCTGCATCATGAGATTCATGGCTCTTCCATAACTATTTACTTTAGTATATAGAATAAGGAAGTATTCAGTATAAGGAGCACTAACAATGTTAAAGTTTCAGATGATTTTAATCGCCATTTTGGTTTGTTGTTTTGCCTTTGTATCCTGTGACAGAGCTCAGCAGATCATGACACCGGTTACGGATGACATGATGACAGAAAGTGACTCGGAAATGATGGACGGCACCATGATGGATGACGGCACCATGATGGATGACGGCACCATGATGGATGACGGCACCATGATGGATGACGGCANNNNNNNNNNNNNNNNNNNNNNNNNNNNNNNNNNNNNNNNNNNNNNNNNNNNNNNNNNNNNNNNNNNNNNNNNNNNNNNNNNNNNNNNNNNNNNNNNNNNNNNNNNNNNNNNNNNNNNNNNNNNNNNNNNNNNNNNNNNNNNNNNNNNNNNNNNNNNNNNNNNNNNNNNNNNNNNNNNNNCGACGACATGGGCGATGACAACGACGATGACACCCAATAGTTCCATCTCACAGCATTTCTAAAAGAAAAGGGGACAGTAACTGCCTTCTATGGTTGTTGTCCCTTTTTTTATTACTTAATGCTTCACCATCTCCCGATTGCTGAAAATGTGGACCTACTTTCAATATCTCACCCAATAGTCTTTTAAAACAGTACCAGTGCTTTCAGTATTGACAATACTTTGCCTTTCCCCATTCAACTCAACCTACGAACACCAAATTTTTATATTATAGAGTTCACGTCCAGTAGGGTAATTTTCAAATAGCGACCTTTAAACTGCATTTCCCTTGAAAATTAAAACGAAATGTTCTATTATTTAAAATGAAACTATGTAGTAGGTGATTTTGAAGAGTGCCACAATGAAGTGGATAGGCTTGTCTCTTAAAAGCCTGACACTTTTCGTTAATCTCCACTTTAAAATATAAGGAGTTCTAATAATGTTAAAAGTTCATATAGCCTTGATTGCGCTCTTAATTGCTTGTGTCGCCTTCATGTCTTGCGACCGGGGCCAGAAAATGTTACAACCGGTTGCTGACGATATGATGGCTGCTGACGATATGATGAAGATGATGACGGATATGATGGATTCGACAATGTACATGTCGTGGGCGAGCGTTGAGCTTCCTGCACCGACGATGACCGTAGCGGAAGCTGCTGCTGCCATGAATGCTGCCGGAACCGGTGCCGCACACGGCGAAGGCACTCGTACCGCCTATATCAATGACATCGGTGCTATGGCGAACATGGACGGGACAGCTTACCCCGCAGGGACCATCATCGTCAAGACAATTATGGATGATGCCAATACGTTCGTAGCAAAGAAAGCGGTGATGACGAAAACCGACGACCCGATGTATGCCGACCACAACGGTTGGATGTACGTCAAATATGCGCGCTCGTCAGCAGATGGTGAGTATATGATGGTCGGTGGTGGTAGCTTAGAGAATAGTATGGGATGCCATGGATGCCACGCCAAAGCCGATAACGACAGTGTCTTCGTCTCATTCTCCATGGATGACATGATGGATGAGATGGACGATATGGACGATGCCAATGGCGGCGCGGCAGATGAGGGCAACGCTAATGGCGGCGATGTCCAATAGTCACATCTCATAACGCCTATAAGAAGGGGACTGAGAACAGCATTCTGTGGTTGTCGGTCCCCTTCCTCTTTTCTACCCTATATCTCAAGCAATAAACGCACCACTCTGTGCTGGAAGTGAAATGCTTACGGAATCTCCGGACACTGTCACTCCATTCCCATTGAGGAGATCTCCCGCAGAAGTTTGAAAAGACGAGATTGGAACATCAATTGTTTGAGAACATCGACTCGTATTCAAAGCGATTAGGATAGAATCCGTTTCTGAAGTGCGTAGATATGCGTAAGTTCCCTTTTGAACGTCCAGATGCACAAGCCTCCGACTACCAGAAGTAAGTCCTGAAAACCGCTTCCGTAATGCTCCCAAGTTTCGGAAATAGTCCAACAAATCTTTGTCCGCTTCATCTCCCCACGGCATTGGCAACCTCGCTTCCTCGAAACGTCCAAGAGGGTTTCTTTGCGAAACGCCGATCTCAGTTCCGTTGTAAATCACAGGGGGTGCGGAGAGCGTGAAGAGCACCAACGCTGCCAACCTGACTTTCGCCTTATCCTCTTTCGCCAAATAGAGAATCCGCGTCATATCATGGTTATCCAGAAACGCCGGCAGTGAAAAGTCTTGCGGAAAATAAGTCTCATGCGCCGCTAAAAACGACTCAAACTCCAGTAGTGTTGAAGTTTCAAGGACAAAAGTCCGTCGGAGCGCATCCGCGAGCAGGAAATCGAGGCAGCCATCAAAATGTGGCATATAGGACGCGATGACTTCCGAATGACCCACAACCTCCCCAAACAGAAAAGCGTCAGGCTTCACGGATTTACAGGCTTGACGGAAGTCTGCCCAGAACGTCCGTGGCGGACCTGG
This portion of the Candidatus Poribacteria bacterium genome encodes:
- a CDS encoding tetratricopeptide repeat protein, with amino-acid sequence MRCNLPRKRDTGRKNTTGWGPFVIVTLLFMLAALASGDDIADYPKEFQKQLKDAQHAFQAEDWHEALRLYQALAKKAPDFPIVYIGAGDAAAKLPDYPSAITAFQHALRLLSTHPQGDITISRLQLTVQGKLAAAYHRNKQLDEADTWFQKAVKSAGEDAPVAWYLALGQIETERGNLEQARRYYIVAVQLHPETTAAYNNLGHILLKLNRIDEADAVFREALTQDETLASAAFGRGEIGARRGHYAVAQRFYERAIRYTPDEPIFYKSLADVLRNMGNNGDAEVAEARYRRTLAERYRRQAHWFLEKGQPQNALTPLQKAFETDETFSPALKDYAYVQMQLGKFADAKQMYQRVLTIEPASRQALLHLGMIEDRLGNQAAAVSHYLSLIRHEPDFMDTYVQLANLHERSEDLQASVNALTMGIQHEPTWAPGYLWRGKIYQKQNESSIAETDFRRAIQLAPDVPFPKAALASLLATENRELDEALTLAEIAVKSEDQPTHRATLAFVYYRLNRISDARREIETAFAQAPKNPYILRIRSEILKADP
- a CDS encoding cytochrome P460 family protein, whose translation is MLKVHIALIALLIACVAFMSCDRGQKMLQPVADDMMAADDMMKMMTDMMDSTMYMSWASVELPAPTMTVAEAAAAMNAAGTGAAHGEGTRTAYINDIGAMANMDGTAYPAGTIIVKTIMDDANTFVAKKAVMTKTDDPMYADHNGWMYVKYARSSADGEYMMVGGGSLENSMGCHGCHAKADNDSVFVSFSMDDMMDEMDDMDDANGGAADEGNANGGDVQ